TTCTAATAATTTCAGGGTGACAGGTGCTTGGCTCCGGGGGTCATAACCTAAAAGGCGGGCTTGCCCTTGATAGATGATGGCAATTTGCGCTGGCATTGTTTCTCGCACAAACATTGCCTGTCCCATGCGGTAGCGCAAAAATTGAAATTTTGTTGCGACTCTTTCTAAGACAACCGATGGCAGTTGATTAAACGGAGATATACCAGCGAGAATTTCTTTGATACTAATTGCCGTATGGGTCATCCCGTTTTGCGGCTACGCTCTCCATCCAAGCTGCTACTTGATGGGAAAGAAAGCCACCCTCCTTGTTCAAATATTTACAATCTATTACAGTTAAAACCGATACTTTTGCTGAAAAAAACAGAATATTTTAATAAGTGATGCCTCAGATCCTTGTGAATCATTTTGACAGGTTTAGCACCACTCTTCTGTAGTTTATCAGAATAGTTCAGGGCAAGAAAAATGCGTATTATCGAAGTTGTTTTTAACACCTAAATAGAGCGATGCTCTACTTAGCGATCGCTTGTTTACGCTGCTGCCAGTTGACCGCTTGGTTCAACTTTACGATTTGTTGCAGCCCCCAGCCAAATTTTATCTGCTTCGGGTAGGTTCCCGATTTGCTCTTGCACCCACGTTTCAAAAAGTTCTCGCAGCAATCGTTGATGCATGAATTCATTTAATTGGGCGGGAACTAACTTTTCTAGGCGCACAATGACCATCCATTCACCTAAAGGTCTGGGCGACCAAAGTTGATTCTTTTGACTAACCGATAGCAGTCTCGCCAGATGCGGGTGGAGAGTCCCAATCTCTACCGGGCCGATAGTTCCACCCGTTTGTGCTTCAGGCCCTTGGGAATACTCAGCCGCCAGTTCGCTAAAAGACTGCTCTTGTTCGGAAAGGCGGAAATAAAGTTCTTGGGCAATGCCTGGATCTTTCGTCCGAATCAACGAATAAATGGCTTGATCCAATTGACCTTTGCGCTTGAGAAAATAAGATTCTAGTTTGTTCCCCCAAGTCGCTTGTTTAAATTTTTCAATTCTTAACTTCCGCGTTGTTAAGGCTTCTAAATGCTCTTGGCTCATCCCGTAGCGCTCTAGCCAAGCTTGCTGTTCGGCTTCAGAAGTCAGTTGATTTTGCTGGTAGAAATTCCCGCAGGCATGAGCAATTTCTTCAGGCGTACAGTTAAAAGAAGCGATCGCGCTATCAATAATGCTCTCACGCAGCAATTGAGGAAACATTTGGTAGCTAGCCAGTAGGGGAATGATTTCCTCAGCTGTGAGGGTGCGATTACCGATTTGTAAAGCTGTAGTCATACCTGAGTCCCTTTGAATTTCTGGTTTGCGACTGATATTTTGAGCGCGATTGCTCTGACAAAATCTGCAAATCTCTAAGGATGTATCAGCCGAAAAATCAGGAATTATGCAATACGTTACAAAACTTTACTTGTACCCCTTTCTAGGAGCCAGCGCAGGAAGTGGCGTGAGGCACCCCTGTGGGCGATCGCGCGGTGAGAATGACCTCGCCAAAGTTATTCCTCACCCATCCTTGGGCTTCCATCAACTGCCTGGAACTCTCCCCGGTAGCCGGACGGGTGGGAACAACCGCAGGATTCGGAAGATTTCCGACTTGCTGAGTTATCAGGCGCAAATCGCTCCAAACGAGGTTGCTGCTGAGGGTTTCGCCGGGATTGGGTGGAATTCCACCGCGTCCGGTAACGACCAATTCACTTTTTTGTTGCCCGACCGTGGCTCCACAACTTGATGCAATCAGTCCAGAGGCATCCACTAAGTCGGTCGGTAAAGCGACTACACCGCGACTGGGGTCAACATCCGGCGTATTGATTTCCACCACACCGTCCACGCCAAACTCAGAACTGGCGGTGATGTCGCTCAAGAGAGTTTCGTCTTCCCGAAACTGAATTCCAAAGATGCCTTGAGTCGTAATTTGGATACTCCCCCCATTGCCAGTAAAAGCATTGGCAGTAATGTCGCTATTTTCCCCAGGGACGGCGACGATGAATGAGCTGTTAATCGTGATGTTGCCGCCATTGCCACCCGCACCTGCAATGCCTGCGGTACTTGAAATTTTACTGTTGTGGCGCAGCAGCAACAAATCCTGCACTAGCACCATATTTCCCCCATTACCGGATGCAGTTGCCGCCGTAATCGTTGCCTGGTTATCTAAACTCAAGCTTTGAGCAGTCAGCTCAAGGTTTCCAGCACCTTTGGCATCGTTCGCTGGATTAAAACTGCTCGCGGCTACAGCTGCCCCATCCCGGATAATCAACTTTCCAGTATTAACCCTCAGACTTCCCCCGCGACCTGTGGCGTCAAAAACCCCTGGAAATCCAGGAATTCCGCCAGAAACAGCGAGCAGGCTACTGGGAAACTGACTGCCTTTAGCAGTACCCGCTAATTCCACCAACTCGGAAGCTTGAACGGTTAAATTTCCCGCATCCCCTGCTCCTAAAGTAGAAGTCTGGATGACGGCTCCATCGCGGACGAGCAATCGTTCAGTCTCAACGCTTAAGGCTCCTCCATCTGCCTGGGAATCGATACCGCTGCCGGAAAATAAGCCGCTCGGAAAAGGCAAACCGAGCTGATTTGTCAGCAATTGACCGTCTGCGGAAACCGCAACCCCCGCCAGTTCAACGTCTGAAGCTCGAACGGTCAAAGTGCCTGCCTTGGCTTGGCTAAACTTGCTAAGCGTCGTTACTGCAACTTGTGCCCCATTTTGAACGCTCAAGCGATCGCTCTCTATGGTTAAATTTCCTCCAGTTCCGGTGGCGTTTTGTTCTACTTGGGCACGCAAACTGCTTTGCCTGAGCGTATTGTTTTCGTCGAAACCATAACCCATCGCTTGCACTTGGGTCGCTTTTACGGTCAAATCTCCGGCTTTCCCTTGCCCAAAAGTAGAAGTTGTTACTTCGGCTCCATCTCGGACAATCAATTGTCCAGTTTCAACGGTTAGATTTCCCCCATCCCCTGTCGCTCCCCCTTGGACTGTAGCCCGCAATCCACTCCCTATTTCGCGATCGCTCGATCTGCCACTGACTTCTACCGAATCGGTCGCCCGCACCGTTAAATTCCCGCCCTGCCCTTGACCGAAAGTAGAAGTGGAGACTTGCGCCCCATCCCGGACAATGAATTTTCCGGTTTCAACGGTCAGATTTCCCCCAGATCCGGTGGCTGTTTTTGAATTAACCCTGGCAAATAAACCACTGCGATCGCCACTAGGCGAACTGCCACTAATTTCCACCAACTCCGAGCCAGTGACCGCTAAAGTCCCTCCGGGTGCTGAACCCAAGGTATTCGCCAGCATCTGAGAACCCTCTGTAAGCGCGATCCGCCTACCTTGGACGCGAATATCGCCTCCCCCATTGCCGCTGGTCGTTACCGTCGTTTGCTGGGACTGGATGTCTTGGAAGTTCTGGATATTCGGATACCCCAGCGCATAGCCTTGGGCAGTTGGGGTGAGGTTAACTTGTACGGGGAAAGCGGGTGTGATTGCTCCAGCGACGCTGCCTAATTCAATCCGTCCCCCCGCCGCCTGTAATCTTCCTCCCACGAGCGTCAAGTTACCACCCACTAGCCCCAAGGTTTTCCCAGACGGCACTTGCAGCTTCGCCCCCTGCACTTGAATGCTGGCGGCTGGTTTTCCAAATTGCAAACCAATTGGGACGCTGACTGTCAGCAGCGGTGTCGTTTGGGGATTCGTGGCGCTGAACGAAGTTCCATCCGCCAAGCTGAGGCTAGTCGCCGTACTCGCCAAAAAAGATCCGCCAATCTTCAGCGCCGCATTCGAGCCAAAAGTAATCCCGTTGGGGTTAATTAGAAATAGGTTGGCGGTTCCGTTGGCTCGAATCAAGCCGTCAATCTTAGACTCCGAGGAACCCGTGACGCGGCTGATAATGTTTTGAATATTGGCAGCATTGTTAAAGTAAGCACTGCCGTTAGTAGGAATCGAAAATTCCTCAAAGCTGTGGAACAAGTTGGAGTTAGCTTGCGTACCTCCGGTAATTATTCTGCTGTTGCCACTTTGAGTAACGATGGAGGGCTGGGGTAGGGTTGAATCCTCGACAATTTGCGCCTGCATGGGGCTGGTTGTCACCAGACAGAACCCGGAAAGACTGCCAAAAAGCCAGAATGACAGAGAACGCAGTTTCATACACAAACCCCACAACTGGGTCGGATTCAACCATTTGCCTGAGTAAAAACGTATCCAGACGTCTGTCAGGATGAAAAAGGCGATCGCTTCCCAGAATAGCGTGCCATTTTGCACGCACGATATTTAAACAATAATCATGTCTGAGGCAAGGACAAAACCCGAATCGATTTGCACAGACGCCAACTGTGTCTGCTCAAAGAACAAAGCACCTGTGCTGCTGTCGTAGCTGAACTTATCGGATTGACCTTTCCCAATGCCGAAACCACTAGCAGAAATCTGAATCTTATCCCCCTCTAGGGAATTGAAGTCCAGGATGTTATCAATTCCCTCCCCCGGAGAATTAAAGACAAATTTATCCGCTCCCTCACCACCCGTCAGCCGGTCATTGCCAAAACCGCCGACGAGAGTGTCCTTGCCAAGCTGACCCTTGAGGACATCATTCCCGTCGCCGCCAGATAGCCAATCGTTACCAGACCAGCCCATCAGAATGTCATCGCCAGCATCCCCATAAAGGCTGTCATTCCCATTTAAACCATCTAAAATATCATTTCCGGCTTCGCCGTACAGCTTGTCTTTACCGTAGCCCCCATTCAGATAGTCGTTGCCAAAACCACCCAGTAGCGTGTCCTTCCCGGCTTCACCGTAAAGGCTATCGTTGCCGTTCCAGCCATTGACGTAGTCTTTCCCGGCTTTCGCGTAAATAACGTCATCCTCCTGATCGCCATATAAAGAGTTGTTGGCAGCATTGCCGATAATGGGGGCGACAATATTGTTAGCGTCTTCGAT
The nucleotide sequence above comes from Coleofasciculus sp. FACHB-T130. Encoded proteins:
- a CDS encoding peptidylprolyl isomerase, which gives rise to MTTALQIGNRTLTAEEIIPLLASYQMFPQLLRESIIDSAIASFNCTPEEIAHACGNFYQQNQLTSEAEQQAWLERYGMSQEHLEALTTRKLRIEKFKQATWGNKLESYFLKRKGQLDQAIYSLIRTKDPGIAQELYFRLSEQEQSFSELAAEYSQGPEAQTGGTIGPVEIGTLHPHLARLLSVSQKNQLWSPRPLGEWMVIVRLEKLVPAQLNEFMHQRLLRELFETWVQEQIGNLPEADKIWLGAATNRKVEPSGQLAAA
- a CDS encoding S-layer family protein; translation: MQNGTLFWEAIAFFILTDVWIRFYSGKWLNPTQLWGLCMKLRSLSFWLFGSLSGFCLVTTSPMQAQIVEDSTLPQPSIVTQSGNSRIITGGTQANSNLFHSFEEFSIPTNGSAYFNNAANIQNIISRVTGSSESKIDGLIRANGTANLFLINPNGITFGSNAALKIGGSFLASTATSLSLADGTSFSATNPQTTPLLTVSVPIGLQFGKPAASIQVQGAKLQVPSGKTLGLVGGNLTLVGGRLQAAGGRIELGSVAGAITPAFPVQVNLTPTAQGYALGYPNIQNFQDIQSQQTTVTTSGNGGGDIRVQGRRIALTEGSQMLANTLGSAPGGTLAVTGSELVEISGSSPSGDRSGLFARVNSKTATGSGGNLTVETGKFIVRDGAQVSTSTFGQGQGGNLTVRATDSVEVSGRSSDREIGSGLRATVQGGATGDGGNLTVETGQLIVRDGAEVTTSTFGQGKAGDLTVKATQVQAMGYGFDENNTLRQSSLRAQVEQNATGTGGNLTIESDRLSVQNGAQVAVTTLSKFSQAKAGTLTVRASDVELAGVAVSADGQLLTNQLGLPFPSGLFSGSGIDSQADGGALSVETERLLVRDGAVIQTSTLGAGDAGNLTVQASELVELAGTAKGSQFPSSLLAVSGGIPGFPGVFDATGRGGSLRVNTGKLIIRDGAAVAASSFNPANDAKGAGNLELTAQSLSLDNQATITAATASGNGGNMVLVQDLLLLRHNSKISSTAGIAGAGGNGGNITINSSFIVAVPGENSDITANAFTGNGGSIQITTQGIFGIQFREDETLLSDITASSEFGVDGVVEINTPDVDPSRGVVALPTDLVDASGLIASSCGATVGQQKSELVVTGRGGIPPNPGETLSSNLVWSDLRLITQQVGNLPNPAVVPTRPATGESSRQLMEAQGWVRNNFGEVILTARSPTGVPHATSCAGS
- a CDS encoding calcium-binding protein, giving the protein MEFEDAIVDEQEGTGIPIFLATEGSGDYDLPGGQGNFNEWEQNFDEPWFAKADVKFVDGQASIPLQILNDNVVDGNDTLVWTIKESAPFGFTQETYTFKENDANNPNNGVVPIQLSLNSNIKTAVITIEDANNIVAPIIGNAANNSLYGDQEDDVIYAKAGKDYVNGWNGNDSLYGEAGKDTLLGGFGNDYLNGGYGKDKLYGEAGNDILDGLNGNDSLYGDAGDDILMGWSGNDWLSGGDGNDVLKGQLGKDTLVGGFGNDRLTGGEGADKFVFNSPGEGIDNILDFNSLEGDKIQISASGFGIGKGQSDKFSYDSSTGALFFEQTQLASVQIDSGFVLASDMIIV